Below is a window of Pseudanabaenaceae cyanobacterium SKYG29 DNA.
AAGTGCATCTCTACGAAACAGGTATCATTCGCATCGCTCGCCATCCCCAGTTAGTAGGCATGACTTTGTGGTGTATTGCCCATACGCTGTGGTTGGGGACAAGTTTTGCTGTGGTGACCGCGATCGGTCTTATTGCTTACCACCTATTTGGGGCATGGCATGGTGATCGAAGATTATTAGCCCGTTATGGGGAGAGTTTTCGGTCTGTGCAAGCGCGGACATCGATCGTGCCTTTTCTAGCTATTTATCGCGGCAAACAGAAAATAGTTTGGCAAGAGTTTCTCCGTCCTGCTTACTTGGGAATTGTGCTGACTATTGCTGTGTTTTATTGGTTACACCCCCTTGTAATTGCTGCTAGTGCGAATCTAGCCTACTGATGGCCTTGCCTAGGCACTTTACAGGTCAGCAGAAGCTGTCAATTCCTGCAATATTGCCATAGTGTTTGTATCTAAACTCTGCTGCTGGGGGGGCAATTGGTGGAATAATGACCGATCGAATATTTCCTGCTGCACTTGCTCTAAATTGTCACTACGGAGGGGGAGATTTAATTTCGTTTGGCAGAGGTTAATGAGTTGGGGTAACCGATCGAGATGATTAACACAAAACAGCACACATTGTTGGGGATAGCGCCGATAGAAACTAAGCAAATGACGATTGTAGTAGCACCAAATAGGGAGTACATATTCGGGATGCTCAGTAAAAATGGGAGCATGCAAGCGACGAATAGAATCAGCTACATCCCAGGGATAACGGAAGACAAATAGATATTTAGCAGCGGGAATTAAACTGTGCCAGAAGTCCAACATCAGAGAAGTACGGGGGTCTTTCCAACCCCAAATTCCCG
It encodes the following:
- a CDS encoding NnrU family protein; this encodes MSHLVVLGLLLLFATAHSGLASLRLRLEDKIGARLYRLIFALVSITLAVPLFVYYFNHRYDGLVLWSLQNVAGVHELVWILSAIAFFFLYPATFNLLEIAAIAKPQVHLYETGIIRIARHPQLVGMTLWCIAHTLWLGTSFAVVTAIGLIAYHLFGAWHGDRRLLARYGESFRSVQARTSIVPFLAIYRGKQKIVWQEFLRPAYLGIVLTIAVFYWLHPLVIAASANLAY